In a genomic window of Bacillota bacterium:
- a CDS encoding pyruvate ferredoxin oxidoreductase, translated as MAVTEASKRFAQHEELITGTEAVAQALRLADVDVMAGYPIRPYDSVMSAVAKMIANGQMDADFIIAESEHSQFEIVKHASATGARVFVGSSGVGWMYAMEAIVVTAALRLPVVALVGNRALDDPGAFGVEHNDALAVRDAGWLLYWVAEGQEALDTTFLAYRVAEDARVSLPCALSMDGAFLTHSQHLVMVPEKDLVEAFLPPYDLKKRRFHPDNPISIAPQYNEDWVMETRKQSDAAMRRARGVIAEAYEELRRLTGRGDPNPFVETYRIEDADYVLIGMGTVAMPIKVAVDQMRERGKRVGFLRIKWFRPFPDEELRHFLHGRKGVGVVDRDYSYGSTRHGGAVYNEVRSALYDLADRPPVIGFIAGLGGREVSVEDVFRIQEQLERSAAGDLLAESAHWIGVRGPVE; from the coding sequence ATGGCTGTGACAGAGGCTTCCAAGCGATTCGCGCAGCACGAGGAACTGATCACCGGCACCGAGGCGGTGGCGCAGGCGCTCCGCCTGGCCGACGTGGACGTGATGGCCGGCTATCCCATCCGTCCCTACGACAGCGTGATGAGCGCCGTCGCCAAGATGATCGCCAACGGCCAGATGGACGCCGACTTCATCATCGCCGAGAGCGAGCACTCGCAGTTCGAGATCGTCAAGCACGCTTCGGCCACCGGGGCGCGGGTCTTCGTCGGCTCCTCCGGCGTCGGCTGGATGTACGCCATGGAGGCCATCGTGGTGACGGCCGCGCTCCGGCTGCCGGTGGTGGCGCTGGTCGGCAACCGGGCGCTGGACGACCCGGGCGCCTTCGGCGTGGAGCACAACGACGCGCTGGCGGTGCGGGACGCGGGCTGGCTCCTCTACTGGGTGGCGGAGGGGCAGGAGGCGCTGGACACCACCTTCCTCGCCTACCGGGTGGCGGAGGATGCGCGCGTCTCGCTCCCCTGCGCGCTCTCCATGGACGGCGCCTTCCTGACGCACTCGCAGCACCTGGTGATGGTGCCGGAGAAGGATCTGGTCGAGGCCTTCCTTCCTCCGTACGACCTGAAGAAGCGGCGCTTCCACCCCGACAACCCCATCTCCATCGCCCCCCAGTACAACGAGGACTGGGTGATGGAGACGCGCAAGCAGTCGGACGCCGCCATGCGCCGGGCGCGCGGCGTCATCGCCGAGGCGTACGAGGAGCTGAGGCGGCTGACCGGCCGGGGCGACCCGAACCCCTTCGTCGAGACCTACCGGATCGAGGACGCCGACTACGTGCTGATCGGGATGGGGACGGTGGCCATGCCGATCAAGGTGGCGGTGGACCAGATGCGGGAGCGGGGGAAGCGGGTGGGCTTCCTGCGCATCAAGTGGTTCCGGCCCTTCCCGGACGAGGAGCTGCGGCACTTCCTGCACGGCCGGAAGGGGGTGGGAGTGGTCGATCGCGACTACTCGTACGGTTCCACGCGGCATGGCGGCGCGGTCTACAACGAGGTGCGCAGCGCGCTCTACGACCTTGCGGACCGGCCGCCGGTGATCGGCTTTATCGCGGGCCTCGGAGGCCGTGAGGTCTCGGTGGAGGACGTCTTCCGGATCCAGGAGCAGCTGGAGAGGTCGGCCGCCGGCGACCTCCTGGCCGAGAGCGCCCACTGGATCGGCGTCCGTGGCCCTGTGGAATAG
- a CDS encoding (4Fe-4S)-binding protein, which produces MASGSVDITYRGIFQKILAGNIVKTLVKASRHSGKIGGTISRYSDSPERNGIPAKQFAVIAESEDELHVQMAKYEPDNVRLIAALDDTLAKGHESWAWYGIRPIHLGLAEGGALLVVSDHERSKLLEFIPQLPFDWRLGILPGQKSFSGLWVYHDDGTEFRVLGAIAHLIPEVVRLEDLEKEVAKGPKAEQHLEGLRQGYREVQVSTVPAGVGAPYTYEPVRLPEWNEMAEAIIVPAAPRGGRQEAFKKFTTRSERPVINFDACTQCKQCFMECPDSVFELTPEGTYRVEYEACCGCGICAEVCPVDDCIVMVDELAFDDNHDLYADWKADKAAYARFFQTLLDTQRVTARSSRRKVTA; this is translated from the coding sequence TTGGCGAGCGGTTCGGTCGATATCACCTACCGGGGCATCTTCCAGAAGATCCTGGCGGGGAACATCGTCAAGACGCTGGTCAAGGCATCGCGGCACTCGGGCAAGATCGGCGGCACCATCTCGCGCTACTCGGACTCGCCCGAGCGGAACGGCATCCCCGCCAAACAGTTCGCGGTCATCGCCGAGTCCGAAGACGAGCTCCACGTCCAGATGGCCAAGTACGAGCCGGACAACGTCCGCCTGATCGCGGCGCTGGACGACACGCTGGCCAAGGGGCACGAGTCCTGGGCCTGGTACGGCATCCGCCCGATCCACCTGGGCCTGGCGGAGGGCGGCGCGCTGCTGGTCGTCTCCGACCATGAGCGGAGCAAGCTGCTGGAGTTCATCCCGCAGCTCCCCTTCGACTGGCGCCTGGGGATCCTGCCGGGACAGAAGTCCTTCTCCGGCCTCTGGGTCTACCACGACGACGGCACCGAGTTCCGCGTCCTGGGGGCCATCGCCCACCTGATCCCGGAGGTCGTCCGCCTCGAGGACCTGGAGAAGGAGGTCGCCAAGGGCCCCAAGGCCGAGCAGCACCTCGAGGGGCTGCGCCAAGGCTACCGCGAGGTGCAGGTCAGCACCGTGCCCGCCGGCGTCGGCGCGCCCTACACCTACGAGCCGGTCCGGCTGCCCGAGTGGAACGAGATGGCGGAGGCGATCATCGTCCCGGCGGCGCCCCGCGGCGGGCGGCAGGAGGCCTTCAAGAAGTTCACCACCCGCTCCGAGCGGCCGGTGATCAACTTTGATGCCTGCACCCAGTGCAAGCAGTGCTTCATGGAGTGCCCCGACTCGGTCTTCGAGCTGACGCCCGAGGGCACCTACCGGGTCGAGTACGAGGCCTGCTGCGGCTGCGGCATCTGCGCCGAGGTCTGCCCGGTCGACGACTGCATCGTCATGGTCGACGAGCTGGCCTTCGACGACAACCACGACCTGTACGCGGACTGGAAAGCCGACAAAGCCGCCTACGCGAGGTTCTTCCAGACGCTCCTCGACACCCAGCGGGTGACCGCCCGCTCCAGCCGGAGGAAGGTGACCGCCTGA
- the oxlT gene encoding oxalate/formate MFS antiporter, which translates to MSSAETASPSAATRVVNRWWQLVAGVVAMMAIANLQYAWTLFTTPLQSALHVSLAAVQVAFTLFVLFETWLEPVEGYLADRLGMRIVVMAGGLLAGVSWVGSGLAHSLWALYFWYSLGGIGAGAVYGAAMGNALKWFPDHRGLAAGATAGGYGIGTAFTVAPIAAMIESSGYQQAFIVWGIVQGLVTMAAGYFIVQPPKGWMPPGWAAREATHALRVTTSKLDLTPGQVIRQGSFWVLYLMMTLMAFSGLVVTAQLEPIAKFYHVDKVVVAFGMTALVLAVQLDRILNGITRPFWGWISDHIGRENTMFIAFSIQALTILALLQLIHHPVWFIVLSGLAFFSWGEIFSLFPAAVGDLYGRTWATANYGIMYTAKGVASILAGPVAALAAVQSGSWVGVFWAMVLASALDAILALVWLKPLARRTAERARQMAESVAPAAGHAVSE; encoded by the coding sequence ATGAGCTCCGCCGAGACGGCTTCACCTTCCGCGGCCACTCGCGTCGTCAACCGCTGGTGGCAGCTGGTGGCCGGCGTCGTCGCCATGATGGCGATCGCCAACCTTCAATACGCCTGGACGCTCTTCACCACGCCGCTCCAATCCGCCTTGCACGTCTCACTGGCGGCCGTCCAGGTGGCGTTTACGCTTTTCGTCCTCTTCGAGACGTGGCTGGAGCCCGTCGAAGGCTACCTGGCCGACCGGCTTGGCATGCGGATCGTGGTGATGGCCGGGGGTCTCCTGGCGGGCGTCAGCTGGGTGGGCTCCGGGCTGGCGCACAGCCTCTGGGCGCTCTACTTCTGGTACTCGTTGGGTGGCATCGGCGCTGGCGCGGTCTACGGGGCGGCCATGGGCAACGCGCTCAAATGGTTCCCCGACCACCGCGGCCTGGCCGCCGGCGCCACGGCCGGGGGCTACGGCATCGGCACCGCCTTCACCGTCGCCCCCATCGCGGCCATGATCGAATCGAGCGGCTACCAACAGGCGTTCATCGTCTGGGGCATCGTCCAGGGGCTGGTCACCATGGCCGCGGGTTACTTCATCGTCCAGCCGCCGAAGGGATGGATGCCGCCCGGATGGGCGGCGAGGGAGGCCACCCACGCCCTGCGGGTGACCACCTCCAAGCTGGACCTGACGCCCGGGCAGGTGATCCGCCAGGGCTCCTTCTGGGTGCTCTACCTCATGATGACCCTGATGGCCTTCAGCGGGCTCGTCGTCACCGCCCAACTGGAGCCGATCGCCAAGTTCTACCACGTCGACAAGGTGGTCGTCGCCTTCGGCATGACGGCGCTGGTCCTGGCGGTCCAGCTGGACCGGATCCTCAACGGGATCACCCGGCCCTTCTGGGGCTGGATCTCGGACCACATCGGCCGGGAGAACACCATGTTCATCGCCTTCTCCATCCAGGCGCTGACCATCCTGGCTCTCCTGCAGCTGATCCACCACCCGGTCTGGTTCATCGTCCTCTCGGGGCTGGCGTTCTTCTCCTGGGGCGAGATCTTCTCGCTCTTCCCGGCGGCGGTGGGCGACCTCTACGGTCGGACCTGGGCGACCGCCAACTACGGGATCATGTACACGGCCAAGGGCGTCGCCTCCATCCTGGCCGGCCCCGTCGCCGCCCTGGCGGCGGTGCAGAGCGGCTCATGGGTGGGCGTCTTCTGGGCCATGGTCTTGGCCAGCGCGCTGGACGCCATCCTGGCCCTGGTCTGGCTGAAGCCGCTGGCGCGGCGGACCGCCGAGCGGGCGCGGCAGATGGCGGAGTCGGTGGCGCCGGCCGCCGGCCACGCGGTGTCGGAGTAG
- a CDS encoding GntR family transcriptional regulator — MPAPRMSGQAVANTMEEEAKRMNLPRLESDRFPVVVDEVSKAIRAAILDGRAPKGTHLVERELAEQLGVSRTPVREALRRLEREGLLVYEPRRGVVVSGFDEQSVRDLYLMRELLEGLAARLAAERHTPDEQAELERLLEEAETAVEQGDVDAAATQNVAITLQLYRMAHSARLEQALAALRDYIESFTRTGYRDDCRLRQAHREHRAIVAAIRDRDADLAEELTRLHVRRSLESWQHRRAVQAAAAAGEGAPTPSDKDT; from the coding sequence GTGCCGGCTCCGCGCATGTCCGGCCAGGCGGTCGCAAACACCATGGAGGAGGAAGCGAAGCGGATGAACCTTCCGCGACTCGAGTCGGACCGGTTCCCGGTGGTGGTGGACGAGGTCTCCAAGGCGATCCGCGCGGCCATCCTGGACGGCCGGGCGCCGAAGGGCACCCACCTGGTGGAGCGCGAGCTGGCCGAGCAGCTGGGGGTGAGCCGCACGCCGGTGCGCGAGGCCCTGCGGCGCCTGGAGCGGGAAGGGCTCCTCGTCTACGAGCCCCGGCGGGGCGTGGTGGTCAGCGGCTTCGACGAGCAGTCGGTCCGCGACCTCTACCTCATGCGCGAGCTCCTGGAGGGGCTGGCCGCCCGGCTCGCGGCGGAGCGGCACACCCCCGACGAGCAGGCGGAACTGGAGCGGCTCCTGGAAGAGGCGGAGACGGCCGTGGAGCAGGGGGATGTGGACGCCGCCGCCACGCAGAACGTGGCGATCACCCTGCAGCTCTACCGGATGGCGCACAGCGCGCGCCTGGAACAGGCCCTGGCCGCCCTGCGCGACTATATCGAGAGCTTCACCCGGACCGGTTACCGGGACGATTGCCGTCTTCGCCAGGCGCACCGGGAGCACCGTGCCATCGTGGCCGCCATCCGTGACCGCGACGCCGACCTGGCGGAGGAGCTGACCCGGCTTCACGTCCGCCGCTCGCTGGAGAGCTGGCAGCACCGGCGGGCCGTGCAAGCCGCGGCGGCGGCCGGCGAGGGAGCCCCCACCCCCTCCGACAAAGACACGTAA
- a CDS encoding IclR family transcriptional regulator — protein sequence MSSSATPPIGSLARALQLLEQFTARQDEWGVRELALATGMSKATVSKVMATFRAHGYVVQDPLTRRYRLGPAFISGGRVAARRLNVVEAARPVLERLAGQTGETAVLMLRAGWRSVCVATAEAPRSSIRVAATVGRYASLHAGASNKPILAFLGDAEIEEYLASPFFVPRGPRSITEAGAMRAHLAEIRRTGVAFSSSEVEPGVSACGAPVFGPGGAVVGAVSVTGPADRLAGEAMAAAGVYVRQAAEELSRALGWRSADGWRRTGAVSRGRTREEGVEADETAMG from the coding sequence GTGTCTTCCTCGGCCACTCCGCCGATCGGATCGCTGGCCCGGGCGCTCCAGCTGCTCGAGCAGTTCACGGCGCGCCAGGACGAGTGGGGCGTGCGCGAGCTCGCGCTCGCCACCGGCATGAGCAAGGCGACCGTCTCCAAGGTGATGGCCACCTTCCGGGCGCACGGCTACGTGGTCCAGGACCCGCTGACCAGGCGCTACCGGCTGGGCCCCGCGTTCATCTCCGGAGGCCGGGTGGCGGCGCGCCGGCTGAACGTGGTGGAGGCGGCGCGCCCCGTTCTGGAACGGCTGGCGGGGCAGACCGGCGAGACGGCCGTCCTCATGCTCCGCGCCGGCTGGCGGTCGGTCTGCGTGGCGACGGCGGAGGCGCCCCGCTCCTCCATCCGCGTCGCCGCGACGGTGGGGCGCTACGCCTCGCTCCACGCCGGCGCCTCCAACAAGCCGATCCTGGCCTTCCTCGGCGACGCGGAGATCGAGGAGTACCTCGCCTCGCCCTTCTTCGTGCCACGGGGTCCCCGCTCCATCACCGAAGCGGGGGCGATGCGGGCGCACCTGGCCGAGATCCGCCGCACCGGCGTGGCGTTCAGCTCCTCGGAGGTGGAGCCGGGGGTGAGCGCCTGCGGTGCGCCCGTCTTCGGCCCCGGCGGTGCCGTGGTCGGTGCGGTCAGCGTCACCGGGCCGGCGGACCGGCTCGCCGGCGAGGCGATGGCGGCGGCGGGCGTCTACGTGCGCCAGGCGGCGGAGGAGCTGAGCCGCGCCTTGGGCTGGCGGAGCGCCGACGGGTGGCGGAGGACCGGCGCGGTGTCGAGAGGGCGAACGCGAGAGGAAGGGGTGGAAGCGGATGAGACCGCGATGGGGTAG
- a CDS encoding ABC transporter substrate-binding protein — protein sequence MRPRWGRTAALGLVVAALLLAGCGGGGSGGATGSAGNGAAAGAGGTSSGGGGTITIGINADPPNLDPSGSTALVDRYVQNSIFDKLYDVDAQLRVVPVLAASLPEVSADGKTYTIRLRQGIRFTDGTPFDADAVVFNLKRYMGPESARRSELSFVQDVQKVDPYTVRIVLKEPFSPLLYTLTDRAGMMGSPSAIEKEGANFGQHPVGTGPFLFESRIKGDQIVLVRNPNYWRKGRPKAEKLIWKVVTDDNVKVVNLKAGQLDLIDTVPAQSVGDLQSDSGFRVDIGPGLGFQGIFLNVNQPPFNNVYLRRAVDLAIDRAALVKVVFGATADPGYGPFPAGTPAAAASGSVPGVDLAKVKELLAKGGHPDGFSFTLKTAASPVNQQVAQVLKSMLAQAGITMNIQQVEFGTLLDDSDKHNFQASALGWSGRPDPDGNIYAWLHTGGSLNNSGYSNPQVDRLLDQARAVGAMSQRVDLYRQVMEIEHQDVPYVYLYFPKNVKAYSARVQGLVNVPDGIIRTADLSK from the coding sequence ATGAGACCGCGATGGGGTAGGACGGCCGCGCTGGGGCTGGTTGTGGCGGCCCTGCTCCTGGCCGGCTGCGGCGGGGGCGGCAGCGGCGGCGCGACGGGGAGCGCGGGGAACGGGGCGGCGGCCGGCGCCGGCGGGACTTCCTCGGGCGGCGGGGGGACGATCACCATCGGCATCAACGCCGATCCGCCCAACCTGGATCCGTCGGGTTCGACGGCGCTGGTCGACCGGTACGTGCAGAACTCCATCTTCGACAAGCTGTACGACGTGGACGCCCAGCTCCGGGTGGTGCCCGTGCTGGCGGCCAGCCTTCCCGAGGTGTCGGCCGACGGGAAGACGTATACCATCCGGCTGCGGCAGGGGATCCGTTTCACCGACGGGACCCCCTTCGACGCCGACGCGGTGGTCTTCAACCTGAAGCGGTACATGGGCCCGGAGTCGGCGCGGCGGTCGGAGCTCTCCTTCGTCCAGGACGTGCAGAAGGTGGATCCGTACACCGTCCGGATCGTGCTGAAGGAGCCCTTCAGCCCGCTCCTCTATACGCTGACCGACCGGGCGGGGATGATGGGCTCGCCCTCGGCCATCGAGAAGGAAGGGGCCAACTTCGGGCAGCATCCGGTGGGCACCGGTCCCTTCCTGTTCGAGAGCCGCATCAAGGGCGACCAGATCGTGCTGGTCCGGAACCCGAACTATTGGCGGAAGGGGAGGCCCAAGGCCGAGAAGCTGATCTGGAAGGTCGTCACGGACGACAACGTCAAGGTGGTCAACCTGAAGGCGGGCCAGCTGGACCTCATCGACACGGTGCCGGCCCAGTCGGTGGGCGACCTCCAGTCCGACTCCGGCTTCCGTGTCGACATCGGGCCCGGGCTCGGCTTCCAGGGGATCTTCTTGAACGTGAACCAGCCGCCCTTCAACAACGTCTACCTGAGGCGCGCGGTCGACCTGGCCATCGATCGGGCGGCTCTCGTCAAGGTGGTGTTCGGCGCCACGGCCGACCCGGGCTACGGGCCCTTCCCGGCGGGCACGCCCGCGGCGGCGGCCTCCGGCTCGGTCCCCGGCGTCGACCTGGCCAAGGTGAAGGAGCTGCTGGCCAAGGGCGGGCACCCCGACGGGTTCAGCTTCACCCTGAAGACCGCAGCCTCCCCGGTCAACCAGCAGGTGGCTCAGGTCCTGAAGAGCATGCTCGCCCAGGCCGGCATCACGATGAACATCCAGCAGGTGGAGTTCGGCACGCTGCTGGACGACTCGGACAAGCACAACTTCCAGGCGAGCGCCCTGGGCTGGAGCGGCCGGCCCGACCCGGACGGGAACATCTACGCCTGGCTCCACACCGGCGGTTCGCTCAACAACTCCGGCTACTCGAACCCCCAGGTGGACCGGCTGCTCGACCAGGCGCGGGCGGTCGGCGCCATGTCGCAGCGCGTCGACCTCTACCGGCAGGTGATGGAGATCGAGCATCAGGACGTTCCCTACGTCTACCTGTACTTCCCGAAGAACGTGAAGGCGTACAGCGCCCGGGTGCAGGGCTTGGTCAACGTTCCGGACGGGATCATCCGGACCGCCGACCTGAGCAAGTAG
- a CDS encoding ABC transporter permease — translation MWKQLLRRLMLAVPVLFLVSLMVFSLIHLIPGDPGRTILGPEATPEAVRAFDHRLGLDRPLPEQYLHWLVRVLHGDLGRSLVDGTPVSLLIAQRLPATVELAVGALLLATLVAIPAGIVAATRRGSWSDAAGTFLSLAGLSLPQFWLGLLLILAFAVRLRWLPASGYVPFLQDPGQNLKTMLLPIVVTGLRETAVTMRMMRSSLLDVLGQEYVRTAWAKGLSPAGVILRHATRNALIPVLTTSGLQLAGLLGGLVITETIFVIPGFGRLIVDSILNRDFVTLQGAVLVSALLVIGVNLVVDLLYTVLDPRIQPGGKGARA, via the coding sequence ATGTGGAAGCAGCTTCTGAGGCGGTTGATGCTGGCGGTACCGGTCCTCTTCCTGGTCAGCCTCATGGTCTTCAGCCTGATCCACCTGATCCCCGGTGATCCGGGGCGGACCATCCTGGGCCCTGAGGCGACGCCCGAGGCGGTCCGCGCCTTCGACCACCGCCTGGGGCTCGACCGGCCCCTGCCGGAGCAGTACCTGCACTGGCTGGTGCGGGTGCTGCACGGCGACCTGGGGCGGTCGCTGGTGGACGGGACGCCGGTCAGCCTCCTGATCGCGCAGCGCCTTCCGGCCACGGTGGAGCTGGCCGTGGGCGCGCTCCTCCTGGCCACGCTGGTGGCCATACCGGCCGGCATCGTGGCGGCGACGCGGCGGGGGAGCTGGAGCGACGCGGCGGGCACCTTCCTCTCCCTGGCGGGCCTCTCGCTGCCCCAGTTCTGGCTCGGCCTCCTCCTCATCCTCGCCTTCGCCGTCCGCCTGCGCTGGCTGCCGGCCTCGGGCTACGTCCCGTTCCTCCAGGATCCCGGCCAGAACCTGAAGACCATGCTCCTCCCCATCGTGGTCACCGGGCTGCGGGAGACGGCCGTCACCATGCGCATGATGCGCTCCAGCCTGCTGGACGTGCTCGGCCAGGAGTACGTCCGCACCGCGTGGGCCAAGGGGCTCTCCCCCGCCGGCGTCATCTTGCGCCACGCCACGCGGAACGCGCTGATCCCGGTGCTGACCACCAGCGGTCTCCAGCTGGCGGGGCTCCTGGGCGGTCTGGTGATCACGGAGACCATCTTCGTCATCCCGGGCTTCGGCCGGCTGATCGTGGACAGCATCCTCAACCGCGACTTCGTCACGCTGCAGGGCGCGGTGCTGGTCTCGGCGCTGCTGGTGATCGGCGTCAACCTCGTGGTCGACCTGCTCTACACGGTGCTGGATCCGCGGATCCAGCCGGG